GGGGTGAACATGTAGCCGCCGGAGCGCACCGTCTTGATCATGGTTGCTTCCTGCGGGTCGGGCTCGATCTTGCGGCGGATGCGGCTCACCAGCACGTCGATCGAGCGCTCGAACGAGCCGGCGCTGCGGCCCTGCGTCAGGTCGAGCAGGCTGTCACGCGACAGCACGCGGCCGGGCCGCTCGCAGAAGGTCCGCAACAGGTCGAACTCGGCGCTGGTCATGGCGACGCGGGCGCCTTCGGGATTGCGCAGCTCGCGCAGGCGGATGTCGATGCGCCAGCCGAGGAACGACAGCGTGGTCGCGCCCTCGATCGCGCTGGCGTTGCGCGCGGCCGCCTGCCGGCGCAGCACGGCGTTGATCCGCGCCAAAAGCTCGCGCGGGTTGAACGGCTTCGGC
The DNA window shown above is from Bradyrhizobium sp. ISRA464 and carries:
- a CDS encoding response regulator; the encoded protein is MTQATPNILVVEDDRETRALIAKYLRTNSCNVTTASDGREMARAMADHRVDLLILDVMLPGEDGLSLCRKVRAESQTPIIMLTARGEDVDRILGLEMGADDYLPKPFNPRELLARINAVLRRQAAARNASAIEGATTLSFLGWRIDIRLRELRNPEGARVAMTSAEFDLLRTFCERPGRVLSRDSLLDLTQGRSAGSFERSIDVLVSRIRRKIEPDPQEATMIKTVRSGGYMFTPRVEAVAAANN